One window of Bacillus alkalicellulosilyticus genomic DNA carries:
- the thiD gene encoding bifunctional hydroxymethylpyrimidine kinase/phosphomethylpyrimidine kinase, with amino-acid sequence MYKAMTIAGSDSGGGAGIQADLKTFQELGVFGTTAITALTAQNTLGVHGVFPQPLEAIEAQIDAVLSDIGADAVKTGMLFSAEIISLVAEKMKEYQIKNVVVDPVMIAKGGASLLQEEAVEALVTQLLPVATVITPNLPEAAKILGLEEITTIHEMEEAAKKLHELGPTYVVLKGGHLSSTYSTDIVYDGKAMKHLEIERIETKHTHGTGCTFAAALAAELAKGTEIFQAVETAKSFITCAISNSLEIGTGIGPTNHAAYRYNQIEK; translated from the coding sequence ATGTATAAAGCAATGACGATTGCCGGTTCTGATAGCGGTGGGGGAGCAGGAATTCAAGCGGATTTAAAGACATTCCAAGAACTGGGTGTATTCGGAACAACCGCGATTACAGCATTAACTGCTCAAAATACACTTGGTGTCCATGGTGTTTTTCCACAACCTTTAGAAGCAATTGAAGCCCAAATCGATGCAGTGTTATCAGACATAGGCGCGGACGCTGTTAAGACGGGTATGCTTTTTTCAGCTGAGATTATTTCATTAGTGGCAGAAAAAATGAAAGAATATCAAATCAAAAATGTTGTAGTAGACCCCGTTATGATTGCGAAAGGTGGGGCCTCTTTATTGCAGGAAGAAGCAGTGGAAGCGTTAGTTACGCAATTGCTACCAGTAGCAACTGTCATTACTCCAAATTTACCAGAGGCTGCAAAAATCCTTGGTTTAGAAGAGATTACGACGATTCATGAAATGGAAGAGGCAGCAAAGAAACTTCATGAGCTTGGTCCAACCTATGTTGTGTTAAAAGGTGGCCATTTATCAAGTACATATTCAACAGATATTGTGTATGACGGGAAAGCAATGAAACACTTAGAAATTGAGCGAATTGAAACGAAACATACACACGGAACAGGATGTACCTTTGCAGCAGCACTAGCCGCAGAATTAGCTAAGGGGACCGAAATATTCCAAGCTGTAGAAACTGCGAAATCATTTATCACCTGTGCCATCTCAAATTCCTTAGAAATTGGTACAGGAATTGGTCCAACCAATCATGCTGCCTATCGATACAATCAAATTGAAAAATGA
- the thiO gene encoding glycine oxidase ThiO: MGERIVILGGGIIGLASAFECQRRGHQVTILEKTKCGGQATGAAAGMLAPYSEIGEDPDDFFRLCLESLRLYPKWQQDIKDISKQPFEYTNSGSLHCVYHEADLLALETRQRWQGEFGANAEIIAGDQLRRFENELSEDIIAAMYYPEESHLYAPDYAKALEVACRQLGVKICEELEDVQVNSWKDEIELEAKNGQTWSGDRLVICSGAWSKELEDTFDVSIPVYPIRGQICAYDMPVGKVKHIIYTSQGYLVPKANGTLVNGASEDIAGFQTTVTEKGIQRLTNWNKNVLPYLQNEKPFHTWAGLRPATQDGFPLLGKLTGAPQVIFATGHYRNGILLSPVTGHVVADLIDNKQERTPLGLFHPERF; the protein is encoded by the coding sequence ATGGGAGAGCGGATCGTTATTCTAGGTGGAGGTATTATTGGGCTTGCGTCTGCATTTGAATGTCAGCGTCGCGGTCATCAAGTCACAATACTAGAAAAAACGAAATGTGGAGGACAAGCCACAGGAGCAGCAGCCGGAATGCTAGCCCCCTATTCTGAAATAGGGGAAGACCCTGATGATTTTTTCAGGTTATGTCTTGAAAGCCTAAGGTTATATCCGAAGTGGCAACAAGACATTAAAGACATCTCAAAGCAACCATTTGAATATACAAACTCAGGTAGTCTACACTGTGTGTATCATGAAGCCGATTTATTAGCTCTGGAAACGAGACAACGATGGCAAGGTGAGTTTGGAGCCAATGCAGAAATAATAGCAGGAGACCAACTTCGTCGATTTGAAAATGAGCTTTCAGAAGACATTATTGCTGCGATGTATTACCCTGAGGAAAGTCATTTGTATGCGCCAGATTATGCCAAGGCATTAGAAGTAGCTTGTCGACAGCTTGGGGTCAAGATATGTGAAGAGCTTGAAGACGTTCAGGTGAACAGCTGGAAAGATGAGATTGAACTAGAGGCTAAGAATGGTCAAACGTGGAGCGGAGACCGTCTTGTGATTTGTAGCGGCGCATGGTCAAAAGAACTAGAAGATACATTTGATGTTTCCATTCCTGTATACCCAATCCGCGGACAAATTTGTGCGTATGATATGCCTGTTGGGAAGGTGAAACATATTATATATACGAGTCAGGGGTACCTCGTCCCTAAAGCAAACGGGACATTGGTCAACGGAGCATCTGAAGATATCGCTGGTTTTCAAACGACTGTGACAGAAAAAGGCATTCAAAGGTTAACGAATTGGAATAAAAATGTCCTTCCTTACTTACAGAATGAAAAACCATTTCATACATGGGCTGGTCTCCGTCCTGCCACACAAGACGGCTTTCCGTTGCTTGGGAAGTTGACAGGTGCACCACAGGTCATTTTTGCAACAGGCCATTACCGTAACGGCATTTTATTAAGTCCGGTAACAGGTCATGTTGTCGCAGACCTTATAGATAATAAACAAGAAAGAACTCCTCTTGGACTCTTTCATCCTGAACGGTTTTAA